The Chryseobacterium nakagawai genome has a segment encoding these proteins:
- the uraH gene encoding hydroxyisourate hydrolase has translation MKKLLLVFFGFIFLSLSAQEKAGFQLSSHILDISQGQPAGKVEIQLEKYNETTKQWVSLGKKQTDNNGRVSDFLPYQKAGNNGKYKLVFFIEDYYKHKNIESFYPSIEVIFKIKDNEHYHVPITLSPYGYSTYRGS, from the coding sequence ATGAAAAAGTTATTACTGGTATTTTTTGGATTTATTTTTCTAAGCCTTTCCGCTCAGGAAAAAGCAGGATTTCAACTTTCAAGTCATATTCTTGACATCTCACAGGGACAACCTGCAGGAAAAGTTGAAATACAGCTGGAAAAATATAATGAAACTACTAAACAATGGGTTTCTCTTGGTAAAAAGCAAACTGATAATAATGGCAGGGTTTCAGATTTTTTACCATATCAAAAGGCCGGTAATAATGGAAAATACAAACTTGTATTCTTTATAGAGGATTATTACAAACATAAAAATATAGAAAGCTTCTATCCATCTATTGAAGTAATATTCAAGATAAAAGATAATGAGCATTATCATGTTCCCATCACTTTATCACCTTATGGATATTCCACATACAGAGGAAGCTAG
- the sufB gene encoding Fe-S cluster assembly protein SufB — protein MSKYTEDDLRVDLENKKYEFGWETKIDYEDFPIGLNEDIVRAISAKKEEPEWMTEWRLESFKIWLKMVEPTWANIKYEKPDFQAIRYYAAPKAKPELESLDQVDPELLKTFEKLGINIEEQKRLSGVAVDIVIDSVSVKTTFQDTLAEKGIIFCSISEAIKNHPDLVRKYLGKVVPRGDNFYAALNSAVFSDGSFCYIPKGVKCPMELSTYFRINQAGTGQFERTLVIADEGSYVSYLEGCTAPSRDENQLHAAVVELIALDNAEIKYSTVQNWYPGNEEGKGGVFNFVTKRGLCERSAKISWTQVETGSAVTWKYPSCILKGDNSIGEFYSIAVTNNHQYADTGTKMIHIGKNTKSTIISKGISAGKSQNSYRGQVKVMPSAKGARNFSQCDSLLMGNECGAHTFPYIEIKDPTAQLEHEATTSKIGEDQIFYCNQRGIDTERAIALIVNGFSKEVLNKLPMEFAIEAQKLLEISLEGSVG, from the coding sequence ATGAGTAAATATACTGAAGACGATTTAAGAGTCGATCTAGAAAATAAAAAATATGAATTCGGTTGGGAAACCAAAATTGATTATGAAGATTTCCCGATTGGTTTAAATGAGGATATCGTCCGTGCCATCTCCGCGAAAAAAGAGGAGCCGGAATGGATGACTGAATGGCGTCTGGAATCTTTCAAAATCTGGTTAAAAATGGTGGAGCCTACCTGGGCTAACATTAAATATGAAAAACCAGATTTTCAAGCGATTCGTTATTACGCAGCTCCAAAAGCAAAACCTGAACTGGAAAGCCTTGATCAGGTAGACCCTGAATTATTGAAAACTTTCGAAAAGCTAGGGATTAATATTGAGGAGCAAAAAAGACTTTCAGGAGTTGCTGTAGATATTGTAATAGACTCTGTTTCTGTGAAAACAACATTCCAGGATACATTGGCAGAAAAAGGAATTATTTTCTGCTCTATTTCTGAGGCTATTAAAAACCATCCTGATTTAGTAAGAAAATATCTTGGAAAAGTAGTTCCTAGAGGAGATAACTTCTATGCAGCACTGAATTCCGCAGTATTCTCTGATGGAAGTTTCTGTTATATTCCTAAGGGTGTAAAATGTCCAATGGAACTTTCCACTTACTTCCGTATCAACCAGGCGGGAACAGGACAGTTTGAAAGAACGCTTGTGATTGCTGATGAAGGAAGTTATGTTTCTTATCTTGAAGGATGTACAGCTCCGTCAAGAGACGAAAACCAGCTTCACGCTGCAGTTGTGGAATTAATTGCACTAGACAATGCTGAAATCAAATATTCAACGGTACAGAACTGGTATCCTGGTAATGAAGAAGGAAAAGGAGGGGTATTCAACTTTGTAACGAAAAGAGGTCTTTGCGAAAGAAGTGCAAAAATCTCATGGACGCAGGTTGAAACAGGTTCTGCTGTAACGTGGAAATACCCTTCTTGTATTTTGAAAGGTGACAACTCCATCGGAGAGTTCTACTCTATCGCTGTAACGAACAATCACCAATATGCAGATACAGGAACAAAAATGATCCACATTGGAAAAAATACCAAGTCAACGATCATTTCTAAAGGGATCTCTGCAGGAAAATCTCAAAACTCCTACAGAGGACAGGTAAAAGTAATGCCTTCTGCAAAAGGAGCAAGAAACTTCTCTCAGTGTGATTCTTTATTGATGGGTAATGAATGTGGAGCACACACATTCCCTTATATTGAAATTAAAGATCCTACCGCACAGTTGGAACACGAAGCAACCACTTCGAAAATTGGAGAAGATCAGATTTTCTACTGTAACCAGAGAGGTATTGATACAGAAAGAGCCATTGCTCTTATCGTAAATGGATTCAGTAAAGAGGTTTTAAATAAACTTCCAATGGAATTTGCTATCGAAGCACAAAAACTACTTGAAATTTCATTAGAAGGATCAGTTGGATAA
- a CDS encoding DUF3078 domain-containing protein produces MKKVLLIASVSFGAMALAQETKTDAPAADSVKAWSIQGQNTLMLNQAAFSNWIGGGANNVGWLAGVNYNLTYEKGKDLWENIIILGYGQNNTQGTGVRKTQDVINLSTNYGREFAKHWYISGGMGIQTQFAPGYEDGNNPDAKKISNFMAPGYLSVGAGVTYRPDDNLTVTLRPANARWTFVLDKDLQKAGTYGLKNDGDSSLFQFGFLGTAMYKLKIMENITLLNTASVFSNYLDHPERLVLGYSGILSMKINKYISTNVTLDLLYDHNQIWKTQLKQTLGVGLAYNFDNGKKRSENKDNQSWLKK; encoded by the coding sequence ATGAAAAAAGTTTTATTAATCGCTTCCGTTTCTTTTGGAGCTATGGCCCTGGCCCAGGAAACAAAAACTGATGCTCCTGCAGCAGATAGTGTTAAGGCCTGGTCTATTCAAGGACAAAATACTCTAATGCTTAACCAGGCTGCCTTTTCAAACTGGATAGGTGGGGGAGCCAACAACGTAGGATGGCTTGCCGGTGTCAATTACAATCTTACTTATGAAAAAGGCAAAGACCTTTGGGAAAACATCATTATTCTTGGTTACGGACAAAACAACACTCAAGGTACCGGAGTAAGAAAGACTCAGGATGTTATTAACTTATCTACAAACTATGGTAGAGAGTTTGCTAAACATTGGTATATTTCCGGAGGTATGGGTATTCAGACCCAATTTGCTCCAGGTTATGAAGATGGTAACAATCCTGATGCAAAGAAAATTTCAAACTTTATGGCACCAGGTTACTTGAGCGTTGGGGCAGGGGTTACATATCGTCCGGATGATAATCTTACCGTGACGCTACGTCCTGCAAACGCCAGATGGACCTTTGTTTTGGATAAAGATCTTCAAAAAGCAGGAACTTATGGACTTAAAAATGATGGTGATTCTTCTCTTTTCCAGTTCGGTTTCTTGGGAACAGCCATGTATAAGCTGAAAATTATGGAGAACATCACTTTGCTTAACACGGCTTCCGTATTTTCAAATTACCTGGACCACCCGGAAAGGTTAGTGCTTGGATATAGCGGAATTTTAAGCATGAAGATCAATAAATATATCTCTACGAATGTAACATTGGATCTGTTGTATGACCACAACCAGATATGGAAAACCCAGTTGAAACAAACGTTAGGAGTAGGTTTAGCTTATAATTTTGATAACGGAAAGAAACGTTCAGAAAATAAGGACAACCAAAGCTGGTTAAAGAAATAG
- the sufD gene encoding Fe-S cluster assembly protein SufD, protein MALKEQIIENHHEFLESLRHRFLDDNRKAALQKFENMGFPTKKDEEYKYTNLKEITEKSYNFFPKENHNITKEQFDELHLGEENFDWIVFVNGKLHKELSKVSIENVEFLSFNYALNDDKHKEVFEKYFNTIASKDLAFTNLNLAYCKYGFFLKVPKNVVIEKPIHVFYISQNQEENTFYNTRNLLIVEDGAKVEVIESHHNFDDTYVLTNSVTEIFTYPNAKADWHKLQNDNNTSYLVDHTFAKQEKDSLTTVNTFSFGGKLVRNNLDFIHNGSNINSFMNGITIIGKDQLVDHHTAVHHNFPNCESYQNYKGIFDGNAHGVFNGKVFVDKIAQKTNAYQQNNNVLLSEGASIDTKPQLEIFADDVKCSHGCTVGQLNEDALFYLRARGISKKEAQALLLYAFANDAMQNIDIEPLKEKISKLLAEKLEVDIEF, encoded by the coding sequence ATGGCATTAAAAGAACAAATCATCGAAAACCATCATGAGTTTTTGGAGAGCCTTCGTCACAGATTTCTGGACGACAATAGAAAAGCCGCTCTTCAAAAGTTTGAAAACATGGGTTTTCCGACAAAAAAAGACGAAGAATATAAATATACCAATCTAAAGGAGATCACGGAAAAAAGCTACAACTTCTTCCCGAAAGAAAACCACAATATCACTAAAGAGCAGTTTGATGAATTGCATCTTGGAGAAGAAAATTTTGATTGGATTGTTTTTGTAAATGGTAAACTTCACAAAGAACTTTCAAAAGTTTCTATTGAAAATGTTGAATTTCTATCATTCAATTATGCATTGAATGATGACAAACATAAAGAGGTATTTGAAAAATACTTCAATACAATTGCTTCCAAAGACTTAGCTTTCACCAACTTAAATCTTGCGTACTGTAAGTATGGTTTCTTCCTGAAGGTTCCTAAAAATGTAGTGATTGAAAAGCCTATTCATGTTTTCTATATTTCTCAAAATCAAGAAGAAAACACATTCTACAATACAAGAAATTTACTAATTGTAGAAGATGGAGCGAAAGTTGAAGTTATTGAAAGTCACCATAATTTTGATGACACTTATGTGTTAACGAACTCTGTGACAGAAATCTTCACTTATCCAAATGCAAAAGCAGACTGGCACAAACTTCAGAACGACAACAATACTTCTTACCTTGTAGATCATACCTTCGCAAAACAGGAGAAAGACAGCTTAACCACTGTGAACACATTCTCTTTTGGAGGAAAATTGGTAAGAAACAACCTTGACTTTATTCATAATGGATCAAATATCAATTCATTCATGAACGGAATCACAATTATCGGAAAAGATCAGTTGGTGGATCATCATACTGCTGTTCACCACAACTTCCCGAACTGTGAAAGTTACCAGAACTATAAAGGAATCTTCGATGGTAATGCCCACGGAGTTTTCAACGGAAAAGTTTTTGTTGATAAAATCGCTCAGAAAACCAATGCTTACCAACAGAATAATAATGTATTGCTAAGCGAGGGGGCAAGTATTGATACCAAACCTCAATTGGAGATCTTTGCAGATGATGTAAAATGTTCTCACGGATGTACAGTAGGTCAGCTTAATGAAGATGCACTATTTTATCTGAGAGCAAGAGGAATCTCTAAAAAAGAAGCACAGGCACTACTTTTATATGCCTTTGCTAATGATGCTATGCAGAATATCGATATTGAACCTCTAAAAGAGAAAATTTCAAAGCTTTTAGCTGAGAAATTGGAAGTAGATATAGAATTTTAA
- a CDS encoding rhomboid family intramembrane serine protease, translating to MFKNVISKKAIIYPLLMLSAMWLGYFLQMHGFFGSCFGAIIPLVPEGLLGILTSPLLHGNIDHIIGNSIPIAALMFLLYQFYPLVANKVFFIGWVATGLLVWLLPPIDIMTGEYMYTCTIGASGVVYVLAFFLFFSGVFKWNMKFLTISLLVVLYYGSLVWGMLPEELFYNMQEPSKISWQAHLSGAIVGSIIAFAFKNVGEKKKKFIWEYPNYYSEKDDKLWQEYKENHPEDFMELPYKKRDDIWDHLDKLRGK from the coding sequence ATGTTTAAAAATGTAATTTCCAAAAAAGCGATTATATACCCTTTGCTGATGCTATCTGCAATGTGGTTGGGATATTTTTTACAGATGCATGGCTTTTTTGGAAGTTGTTTCGGAGCCATTATTCCATTGGTACCGGAAGGACTGCTGGGAATACTAACCTCTCCTTTATTACATGGAAATATAGATCATATTATAGGAAACTCCATTCCCATAGCAGCATTGATGTTTCTGTTGTATCAATTCTATCCCCTAGTTGCCAATAAAGTGTTCTTTATAGGATGGGTTGCCACAGGACTTTTGGTATGGTTGCTCCCTCCAATTGACATTATGACCGGTGAATATATGTACACCTGTACCATCGGAGCCAGTGGTGTAGTATATGTATTAGCCTTTTTCCTCTTCTTCAGTGGGGTTTTTAAATGGAATATGAAATTTCTGACTATTTCCTTACTGGTTGTTTTATATTATGGAAGTTTAGTATGGGGAATGCTTCCCGAAGAACTGTTCTATAATATGCAGGAACCTAGTAAAATATCATGGCAGGCTCACCTTTCCGGGGCTATTGTAGGAAGTATTATTGCTTTTGCTTTTAAGAATGTAGGAGAGAAAAAGAAAAAATTCATTTGGGAATATCCTAATTATTATAGTGAAAAGGATGATAAGCTTTGGCAGGAATACAAAGAAAACCACCCGGAAGACTTTATGGAACTCCCATATAAAAAAAGAGATGATATCTGGGATCATTTGGATAAATTAAGAGGAAAATAA
- a CDS encoding DUF3078 domain-containing protein: MKKFLLILSIFMGIYASAQEELKKDSVKVDTVKYWSVLGKNTVMINQAAFSNWVGGGANNVGWLAGANYNITYEKDNDLWENIIILGYGQNDTKGLGVRKTQDVINVSTNYGRKFSKSWYFSLGAGFQSQFAPGYEDGNNPEAKKISNFMAPGYMNVGMGITYRPNDNLTVTLRPTNARWTFVLDKELQFAGSYGLKSDGDSSLFQFGFLGTAIYKLKIMEDVHLTNTASIFSNYLDRPDRLVLAYGALLNLKVNKYISSNISLDLLYDHNQIEKTQLKQTLGIGFAYTLDNGVKRSDRKDSQWWIKK, from the coding sequence ATGAAGAAGTTTTTATTGATTCTTTCCATATTTATGGGGATTTATGCAAGTGCACAAGAAGAGTTGAAAAAAGATTCCGTGAAGGTAGACACAGTAAAATACTGGTCAGTGTTAGGAAAAAACACGGTAATGATTAATCAGGCAGCCTTTTCGAATTGGGTAGGTGGGGGAGCCAATAACGTTGGTTGGTTGGCTGGTGCCAATTACAATATTACCTATGAAAAAGATAATGATCTTTGGGAAAATATTATTATTCTTGGGTATGGGCAGAATGATACTAAAGGGCTGGGCGTAAGAAAAACCCAAGACGTCATCAACGTTTCTACAAACTACGGGCGAAAGTTTTCCAAGAGTTGGTACTTTTCTTTAGGAGCAGGCTTTCAGTCTCAGTTTGCCCCTGGATATGAGGACGGAAATAATCCGGAAGCCAAGAAAATTTCAAATTTCATGGCACCTGGTTACATGAATGTCGGGATGGGTATCACGTACAGACCCAATGACAATCTTACAGTAACCTTACGTCCTACCAATGCCAGATGGACATTTGTCTTAGATAAAGAACTTCAGTTTGCAGGCAGTTATGGTTTGAAAAGTGATGGTGATTCTTCTCTTTTCCAGTTTGGTTTCTTGGGAACAGCAATCTATAAGCTGAAAATCATGGAAGATGTTCATTTGACAAATACAGCTTCAATCTTTTCCAATTACCTGGACCGTCCCGATAGGCTGGTGTTGGCTTATGGAGCACTTCTGAATCTAAAAGTGAACAAATATATCTCATCCAATATCTCATTAGATTTGCTGTATGATCATAACCAGATTGAAAAAACACAGTTAAAACAAACCCTGGGAATTGGATTTGCTTACACCTTGGATAATGGAGTAAAACGTTCTGATCGTAAAGACAGCCAATGGTGGATTAAAAAATAA
- the dprA gene encoding DNA-processing protein DprA produces the protein MISEEYLYAIALRESSQIGDINFYKLIRTFGSAENAWKKAKREYKKLEGIGQRTVADIGNENYLKFAEKELSFCEKNNIQIKLRHLDEVSSLLNECIDAPAIVYQKGNIDKPLQKISIVGTRNMTSYGKQFIADFFEATQSSEYVSVSGLALGVDKEVHEQSICSQKPTIAVLAHGFEFLYPAKNRKLSEKILQEGGVLLTEFSSARKPDRENFIQRNRIVAGLSPATIVVETGFGGGSVSTAAFANDYNREVFALPGKITDVHSQGCNQLILHNKATAISTIKDLISMLGLHNPKEKIAELFPHSETTTQLTDNQENIYQFIKQNPQISLDDLAQEIDLSSHKILPIILELELLGKVKSFSGRQFIAN, from the coding sequence ATGATTTCCGAAGAATATTTATATGCCATCGCATTGCGCGAAAGCAGTCAGATTGGCGACATCAATTTCTATAAACTTATAAGAACTTTTGGAAGTGCAGAAAATGCATGGAAAAAAGCAAAAAGAGAATACAAAAAACTAGAAGGCATTGGACAAAGAACAGTTGCTGACATTGGGAATGAAAATTATCTGAAGTTTGCAGAAAAAGAACTGTCATTTTGCGAAAAGAACAATATCCAAATCAAATTAAGACACCTTGATGAGGTATCCAGCCTTCTTAACGAATGTATTGATGCTCCTGCAATTGTATATCAAAAAGGAAACATTGATAAGCCACTTCAAAAGATAAGCATTGTTGGAACCCGAAATATGACTTCTTACGGAAAACAGTTTATTGCCGATTTTTTTGAAGCCACTCAATCTTCAGAATATGTTTCTGTAAGTGGTCTTGCTTTAGGAGTAGACAAAGAGGTTCATGAGCAGTCTATCTGTAGTCAGAAACCAACCATCGCAGTTCTTGCCCATGGTTTTGAGTTCTTATATCCTGCCAAAAACAGAAAACTTTCAGAAAAAATTCTTCAGGAGGGCGGTGTTTTATTAACAGAATTCAGTTCGGCAAGAAAGCCGGATCGTGAAAATTTTATTCAGAGAAATAGAATCGTGGCAGGACTTTCTCCCGCAACCATTGTAGTAGAAACAGGATTTGGAGGCGGATCTGTAAGTACTGCAGCTTTCGCCAATGATTATAACAGAGAGGTCTTTGCTCTTCCGGGGAAAATTACAGATGTTCACAGCCAAGGCTGTAATCAATTGATTTTGCATAACAAAGCGACAGCTATTTCTACCATCAAAGATCTTATCAGTATGCTTGGCCTCCATAATCCAAAAGAAAAAATTGCTGAGCTTTTTCCTCATAGCGAAACAACAACACAATTAACTGACAATCAGGAAAATATTTATCAATTCATTAAGCAAAATCCACAGATTTCTCTGGACGATCTTGCACAGGAAATTGACCTTTCATCGCATAAAATATTACCAATTATTTTAGAATTAGAACTTTTAGGGAAAGTAAAATCATTTTCCGGGAGACAATTTATTGCAAATTAA
- the gdhA gene encoding NADP-specific glutamate dehydrogenase, translating to MEQYNIDQKIQEFIAKIEAKNPNEPEFLQAVKEVAVTVIPFIATRKEYTGMKLLERMAEAERIIIFRVPWVDDKGEIQVNRGFRIQMNSAIGPYKGGIRFHPTVNLSVLKFLAFEQVFKNSLTTLPMGGGKGGSDFDPQGKSDMEVMRFCQAFMTELCKHIGPETDVPAGDIGVGAREIGYLFGQYKKIRNEFTGVLTGKGLAYGGSLIRPEATGYGVVYFAEQMLKTIGQNFQGKTVTVSGFGNVAWGVIKKATELGAKVVTLSGPDGYIYDKDGISGEKIDYLLELRASGNNRAEDYAKKYPSAEFHAGKRPWEVKCDVAFPSATQNELDLDDARKLVENGCLCVTEAANMPSTLDAINYFLDNKVLFSPGKASNAGGVATSGLEMTQNSIRLNWTSEEVDARLKEIMIGIHKACRDYGKDEDGYVNYVKGANIAGFVKVAEAMLAQGVV from the coding sequence ATGGAACAATATAATATTGACCAGAAAATCCAAGAGTTTATTGCAAAAATTGAAGCAAAAAATCCTAACGAACCGGAATTCTTACAGGCTGTAAAAGAAGTTGCCGTAACTGTAATTCCATTCATTGCTACGAGAAAAGAATATACCGGAATGAAGCTGCTTGAAAGAATGGCTGAAGCTGAAAGAATTATTATCTTCAGAGTTCCATGGGTTGATGATAAAGGAGAGATTCAGGTTAACAGAGGTTTCAGAATCCAAATGAACTCTGCTATTGGACCATACAAAGGAGGAATTCGTTTCCACCCTACTGTAAACTTATCAGTTCTGAAGTTCTTAGCTTTCGAACAAGTGTTCAAAAACTCTTTAACTACTCTTCCAATGGGTGGTGGTAAAGGAGGTTCAGATTTCGATCCACAAGGAAAATCTGATATGGAAGTAATGCGTTTCTGCCAGGCTTTCATGACAGAATTATGTAAGCACATCGGTCCTGAAACAGACGTACCTGCAGGAGATATCGGTGTAGGAGCAAGAGAAATCGGTTATTTATTCGGACAATACAAGAAAATCAGAAATGAATTTACTGGAGTTCTTACAGGAAAAGGTCTTGCTTATGGAGGTTCATTAATCCGTCCTGAAGCGACAGGATACGGGGTGGTATACTTCGCTGAGCAAATGCTTAAAACAATCGGACAGAATTTCCAAGGAAAAACAGTAACTGTATCAGGTTTCGGAAACGTGGCTTGGGGAGTTATCAAAAAAGCAACTGAGCTTGGAGCAAAAGTGGTAACACTTTCTGGTCCTGATGGATATATCTATGATAAAGATGGTATCAGTGGAGAAAAAATTGACTATTTATTAGAACTTAGAGCTTCTGGAAACAACAGAGCTGAGGACTATGCTAAAAAATATCCATCTGCTGAATTCCACGCTGGAAAACGTCCTTGGGAAGTGAAGTGTGACGTAGCATTCCCTTCTGCAACGCAAAACGAATTAGATTTAGATGATGCAAGAAAATTAGTTGAAAACGGGTGTCTTTGTGTAACTGAAGCGGCTAATATGCCTTCTACACTAGATGCAATCAACTATTTCTTAGACAATAAAGTGTTATTCTCTCCTGGTAAAGCATCCAACGCCGGAGGTGTTGCAACATCAGGATTAGAAATGACTCAGAACTCTATCCGTCTTAACTGGACTTCTGAAGAAGTTGACGCAAGATTAAAGGAAATCATGATCGGTATCCACAAAGCTTGTAGAGACTACGGAAAAGACGAAGACGGTTATGTAAACTACGTAAAAGGTGCCAATATTGCCGGCTTCGTAAAAGTAGCAGAAGCAATGTTAGCTCAAGGAGTTGTGTAA
- the sufC gene encoding Fe-S cluster assembly ATPase SufC produces MLQIKDLHAKIEDGAEILKGINLEIKPGEVHAIMGPNGAGKSTLSSVIAGKEDYEVTGGEILFQGEDIIEDAPEDRAHKGIFLSFQYPVEIPGVSVTNFIKAALNETRKANGLEEMPAKEMLALIREKSEKLGIKKDFLSRSLNEGFSGGEKKRNEIFQMMMLNPKLAILDETDSGLDIDALRIVADGVNHFKNEGNAVLLITHYQRLLNYIQPDFVHVLANGKIIKTGDKSLALELEEKGYDWLLN; encoded by the coding sequence ATGTTACAAATTAAAGACCTTCACGCCAAAATTGAAGACGGCGCAGAAATATTAAAAGGAATTAACCTTGAAATAAAGCCAGGCGAAGTTCACGCTATCATGGGGCCAAACGGAGCTGGTAAATCTACCCTTTCTTCTGTAATCGCAGGTAAAGAAGATTACGAAGTAACAGGTGGAGAGATTCTTTTCCAAGGAGAAGATATCATTGAAGATGCTCCTGAAGACAGAGCACACAAAGGAATCTTCCTATCTTTCCAATATCCCGTGGAAATTCCGGGAGTTTCTGTAACGAACTTCATCAAAGCTGCTTTAAACGAAACAAGAAAGGCAAATGGATTGGAAGAAATGCCGGCAAAGGAAATGCTTGCATTAATCCGTGAAAAATCTGAAAAATTAGGCATCAAGAAAGATTTCCTTTCAAGATCGCTGAACGAAGGATTCTCTGGAGGGGAGAAAAAAAGAAATGAGATCTTCCAGATGATGATGCTTAACCCTAAATTGGCTATCCTTGATGAAACGGACTCAGGATTAGACATCGATGCATTAAGAATTGTAGCGGATGGGGTAAACCACTTTAAAAATGAAGGAAACGCAGTTCTTTTGATTACTCACTATCAAAGATTGCTTAACTATATTCAACCTGATTTCGTTCACGTTTTAGCTAACGGAAAAATCATCAAAACAGGTGATAAATCTTTAGCATTAGAGCTTGAAGAAAAAGGGTACGACTGGCTTCTTAACTAA
- a CDS encoding amidohydrolase family protein, with protein MKKLWIRRVLYSVIALLGVLICVFIWADHELNKVMGKSTKVIDFSSFIKSSQIVQIRNANVLSEDCTHFIKNQDVLIKDGMIVQLSENLVINKDAALIDGTDKYLIPGLVDSHAHLQESKNDLFLYLANGVTYIRDMAGRHVVLEWRKSIQKNGLGPRMFIASRPIYSESGLMGYYYAWTRKTVDYSNKEDAQKGIKKIKEQGYDAIKMYGFVNPEMFKTTLEIAKENNIPVIGHIPLVNLDTFYQSGQKEVAHIEEITKKTIEDFGKSIAKNPNEYLAFLKVRSAQIAKNLKQNDISVTSTVWLCESFVGQRFNLKSKLKEIELKYVNPKIVEGTPLYKSGWLPGRNGYEYNGKDDPGARKLSLTYWKTYAEAIHIMTKTLVDHKVSIMAGTDATVATVVPGFSLHDELESLSKSGMTNSQAIYSATVEPGQWMKSKTGKIKIGYHSDLVLLSNNPLEDIRNTKAIEYVFFNQHIINKTQIKMILKAIEDANNENRSIEIDEYLK; from the coding sequence ATGAAAAAGCTTTGGATTAGGAGAGTTCTGTATTCGGTTATAGCATTGCTTGGTGTTCTTATTTGTGTTTTTATTTGGGCAGATCATGAATTAAATAAAGTCATGGGCAAGTCTACTAAGGTTATTGATTTTTCTTCATTTATCAAATCATCCCAAATCGTTCAGATAAGAAATGCTAATGTCCTTTCAGAAGATTGTACCCATTTCATTAAAAACCAAGATGTACTCATTAAAGATGGTATGATTGTTCAATTAAGTGAAAACCTGGTTATAAATAAAGATGCTGCTCTTATTGATGGTACAGACAAATATCTTATTCCGGGGCTTGTAGACAGCCATGCTCATTTACAAGAAAGTAAGAATGACTTATTTTTATACTTGGCGAATGGGGTTACCTATATTAGAGATATGGCAGGAAGGCATGTTGTATTGGAATGGAGAAAGTCAATACAGAAAAATGGCCTCGGCCCACGAATGTTTATTGCATCCCGGCCTATATATAGCGAAAGCGGTTTGATGGGTTATTATTATGCGTGGACAAGGAAGACCGTCGACTATTCAAATAAAGAAGATGCTCAAAAAGGCATAAAAAAAATAAAAGAACAAGGTTATGATGCTATTAAAATGTATGGTTTTGTAAATCCAGAGATGTTTAAAACAACCCTTGAAATTGCTAAAGAAAATAATATTCCGGTGATTGGTCATATCCCTTTAGTTAATTTAGATACCTTTTATCAATCGGGTCAAAAAGAAGTAGCTCATATTGAAGAAATAACCAAGAAAACTATTGAAGATTTTGGAAAGTCAATAGCTAAAAATCCTAATGAATATCTTGCATTTTTAAAAGTACGTTCAGCCCAAATTGCGAAAAACCTAAAACAGAATGATATTAGTGTTACTTCAACGGTTTGGTTGTGTGAAAGTTTTGTAGGGCAAAGATTTAATTTAAAATCTAAACTTAAAGAAATAGAATTAAAATATGTCAATCCGAAGATTGTTGAAGGAACTCCATTGTACAAATCCGGCTGGCTGCCTGGTAGAAATGGATATGAGTATAATGGAAAAGATGATCCGGGTGCAAGAAAATTATCATTGACATATTGGAAGACCTATGCAGAGGCCATTCATATTATGACAAAAACACTGGTAGATCACAAAGTTTCCATTATGGCCGGAACAGATGCTACTGTAGCAACCGTTGTTCCTGGATTTTCTCTTCATGATGAATTAGAATCATTATCTAAATCCGGAATGACCAATTCACAAGCCATTTATTCTGCTACTGTGGAGCCCGGTCAATGGATGAAAAGTAAAACCGGGAAGATAAAAATAGGCTACCATTCGGATTTAGTTCTGCTTAGTAATAATCCATTAGAAGATATTAGAAATACAAAGGCTATTGAGTATGTATTTTTTAATCAACATATAATTAATAAAACTCAGATTAAAATGATTCTGAAAGCTATAGAAGATGCTAATAATGAAAATAGGAGCATAGAAATTGACGAATACTTAAAATAA